Proteins co-encoded in one Micropterus dolomieu isolate WLL.071019.BEF.003 ecotype Adirondacks linkage group LG19, ASM2129224v1, whole genome shotgun sequence genomic window:
- the lamp2 gene encoding lysosome-associated membrane glycoprotein 2 isoform X3 has translation MNRHAAFVLLLAFGIVFQLSHCTEVNVTGKDGKLCLYANLMVNFTISYEITGNKSAIVEFELPNNTTTTGSECDAKSSTLKLNFGEGHSWSVNFTTNGAMYQADSIIFSYNLSDATVFPKSALNDTITVIAKPHITDVGMDTCYSCNSKEMIEGDSVNQTLWNVLIQAFVSNGTKSANITTCAADLPTTPTTTATTTSPAPPPTTTPTPTLPTPATGKYSVKPDENSTVCLLATFGLRIGVMQGKKYQEINLEPNATKSSGSCGVNSSELVLVSNSMTIMFTFANDTKKFRLQALNVTGSTSSGIAFSEGNTNLSLWEAAVGSSYMCNKEQNYTITSFLTLYTFNLQVQPFGVKKGIFSTAHECSLDDTSILIPIIVGAALAGLILIVVIAYVIGRRKTYVGYQTL, from the exons ATGAACCGACACGCTGCATTTGTTTTACTCCTCGCCTTTGGAATCG tcttcCAGCTGTCACATTGCACTGAGGTGAATGTTACAGGGAAAGATGGCAAGTTATGCCTCTATGCCAATCTAATGGTCAACTTCACCATCTCATATGAAATAACTGGCAATAAG AGTGCAATAGTCGAATTTGAACTTCCTAATAACACCACAACAACTGGAAGTGAATGTGATGCTAAAAGCTCAACGTTGAAGCTTAATTTCGGAGAAGGACACTCCTGGAGTGTGAACTTCACCACCAATGGAGCCATGTACCAAGCAGACTCAATCATCTTTTCCTACAACCTCAGTGATGCGACCGTCTTCCCTAAATCTGCATTGAATG acACCATAACTGTTATCGCGAAGCCTCACATTACAGATGTAGGCATGGATACTTGCTACTCCTGCAATAGTAAAGAGATGATTGAAGGTGATTCTGTCAATCAGACGCTCTGGAACGTGCTCATACAGGCTTTTGTCAGCAACGGCACCAAGAGTGCAAATA TTACCACTTGTGCTGCTGATTTACCCACAACCCCTACTACCACCGCCACAACTACTTCCCCTGCCCCTCCTCCTACCACCACCCCGACACCCACCCTCCCCACACCCGCCACTGGAAAGTACAGCGTTAAGCCTGATGAAAACagcacagtctgtctgttagcCACCTTTGGTCTGCGGATTGGTGTAATGCAAGGAAAG AAATATCAGGAAATAAACCTTGAGCCTAATGCGACCAAATCCTCTGGATCATGTGGAGTCAACAGTAGTGAGCTGGTGTTGGTGTCTAACTCAATGACCATCATGTTCACTTTCGCCAAT gACACAAAGAAATTCCGCCTGCAGGCTCTGAACGTCACTGGAAGCACAAGCTCTG GTATCGCGTTTTCGGAGGGGAACACGAACCTGAGTCTGTGGGAGGCAGCTGTCGGCAGCTCTTACATGTGTAACAAGGAGCAGAACTACACCATCACCAGCTTTCTCACCCTCTACACCTTCAACCTACAAGTCCAGCCCTTTGGAGTCAAGAAGGGTATTTTCAGTACAG CCCATGAATGTTCATTGGATGACACCAGCATCTTAATCCCAATCATTGTTGGCGCTGCTCTGGCTGGCTTGATTCTCATTGTAGTGATCGCTTATGTGATTGGTCGAAGAAAGACTTATGTTGGATATCAGACCCTTTAA
- the lamp2 gene encoding lysosome-associated membrane glycoprotein 2 isoform X2: MNRHAAFVLLLAFGIVFQLSHCTEVNVTGKDGKLCLYANLMVNFTISYEITGNKSAIVEFELPNNTTTTGSECDAKSSTLKLNFGEGHSWSVNFTTNGAMYQADSIIFSYNLSDATVFPKSALNDTITVIAKPHITDVGMDTCYSCNSKEMIEGDSVNQTLWNVLIQAFVSNGTKSANITTCAADLPTTPTTTATTTSPAPPPTTTPTPTLPTPATGKYSVKPDENSTVCLLATFGLRIGVMQGKKYQEINLEPNATKSSGSCGVNSSELVLVSNSMTIMFTFANDTKKFRLQALNVTGSTSSGIAFSEGNTNLSLWEAAVGSSYMCNKEQNYTITSFLTLYTFNLQVQPFGVKKGIFSTAEECFLDSDLSFLVPIAVGVALSFLIILVLISYLIGRRKSRTGYQSV; the protein is encoded by the exons ATGAACCGACACGCTGCATTTGTTTTACTCCTCGCCTTTGGAATCG tcttcCAGCTGTCACATTGCACTGAGGTGAATGTTACAGGGAAAGATGGCAAGTTATGCCTCTATGCCAATCTAATGGTCAACTTCACCATCTCATATGAAATAACTGGCAATAAG AGTGCAATAGTCGAATTTGAACTTCCTAATAACACCACAACAACTGGAAGTGAATGTGATGCTAAAAGCTCAACGTTGAAGCTTAATTTCGGAGAAGGACACTCCTGGAGTGTGAACTTCACCACCAATGGAGCCATGTACCAAGCAGACTCAATCATCTTTTCCTACAACCTCAGTGATGCGACCGTCTTCCCTAAATCTGCATTGAATG acACCATAACTGTTATCGCGAAGCCTCACATTACAGATGTAGGCATGGATACTTGCTACTCCTGCAATAGTAAAGAGATGATTGAAGGTGATTCTGTCAATCAGACGCTCTGGAACGTGCTCATACAGGCTTTTGTCAGCAACGGCACCAAGAGTGCAAATA TTACCACTTGTGCTGCTGATTTACCCACAACCCCTACTACCACCGCCACAACTACTTCCCCTGCCCCTCCTCCTACCACCACCCCGACACCCACCCTCCCCACACCCGCCACTGGAAAGTACAGCGTTAAGCCTGATGAAAACagcacagtctgtctgttagcCACCTTTGGTCTGCGGATTGGTGTAATGCAAGGAAAG AAATATCAGGAAATAAACCTTGAGCCTAATGCGACCAAATCCTCTGGATCATGTGGAGTCAACAGTAGTGAGCTGGTGTTGGTGTCTAACTCAATGACCATCATGTTCACTTTCGCCAAT gACACAAAGAAATTCCGCCTGCAGGCTCTGAACGTCACTGGAAGCACAAGCTCTG GTATCGCGTTTTCGGAGGGGAACACGAACCTGAGTCTGTGGGAGGCAGCTGTCGGCAGCTCTTACATGTGTAACAAGGAGCAGAACTACACCATCACCAGCTTTCTCACCCTCTACACCTTCAACCTACAAGTCCAGCCCTTTGGAGTCAAGAAGGGTATTTTCAGTACAG ctgAGGAATGCTTCCTGGACTCTGATTTGAGCTTTTTGGTGCCCATTGCAGTGG
- the lamp2 gene encoding lysosome-associated membrane glycoprotein 2 isoform X1 has translation MNRHAAFVLLLAFGIVFQLSHCTEVNVTGKDGKLCLYANLMVNFTISYEITGNKSAIVEFELPNNTTTTGSECDAKSSTLKLNFGEGHSWSVNFTTNGAMYQADSIIFSYNLSDATVFPKSALNDTITVIAKPHITDVGMDTCYSCNSKEMIEGDSVNQTLWNVLIQAFVSNGTKSANITTCAADLPTTPTTTATTTSPAPPPTTTPTPTLPTPATGKYSVKPDENSTVCLLATFGLRIGVMQGKKYQEINLEPNATKSSGSCGVNSSELVLVSNSMTIMFTFANDTKKFRLQALNVTGSTSSGIAFSEGNTNLSLWEAAVGSSYMCNKEQNYTITSFLTLYTFNLQVQPFGVKKGIFSTAEECQADAESFLVPIAVGVALLALILIVLLAYFIGRKRNMATGYESF, from the exons ATGAACCGACACGCTGCATTTGTTTTACTCCTCGCCTTTGGAATCG tcttcCAGCTGTCACATTGCACTGAGGTGAATGTTACAGGGAAAGATGGCAAGTTATGCCTCTATGCCAATCTAATGGTCAACTTCACCATCTCATATGAAATAACTGGCAATAAG AGTGCAATAGTCGAATTTGAACTTCCTAATAACACCACAACAACTGGAAGTGAATGTGATGCTAAAAGCTCAACGTTGAAGCTTAATTTCGGAGAAGGACACTCCTGGAGTGTGAACTTCACCACCAATGGAGCCATGTACCAAGCAGACTCAATCATCTTTTCCTACAACCTCAGTGATGCGACCGTCTTCCCTAAATCTGCATTGAATG acACCATAACTGTTATCGCGAAGCCTCACATTACAGATGTAGGCATGGATACTTGCTACTCCTGCAATAGTAAAGAGATGATTGAAGGTGATTCTGTCAATCAGACGCTCTGGAACGTGCTCATACAGGCTTTTGTCAGCAACGGCACCAAGAGTGCAAATA TTACCACTTGTGCTGCTGATTTACCCACAACCCCTACTACCACCGCCACAACTACTTCCCCTGCCCCTCCTCCTACCACCACCCCGACACCCACCCTCCCCACACCCGCCACTGGAAAGTACAGCGTTAAGCCTGATGAAAACagcacagtctgtctgttagcCACCTTTGGTCTGCGGATTGGTGTAATGCAAGGAAAG AAATATCAGGAAATAAACCTTGAGCCTAATGCGACCAAATCCTCTGGATCATGTGGAGTCAACAGTAGTGAGCTGGTGTTGGTGTCTAACTCAATGACCATCATGTTCACTTTCGCCAAT gACACAAAGAAATTCCGCCTGCAGGCTCTGAACGTCACTGGAAGCACAAGCTCTG GTATCGCGTTTTCGGAGGGGAACACGAACCTGAGTCTGTGGGAGGCAGCTGTCGGCAGCTCTTACATGTGTAACAAGGAGCAGAACTACACCATCACCAGCTTTCTCACCCTCTACACCTTCAACCTACAAGTCCAGCCCTTTGGAGTCAAGAAGGGTATTTTCAGTACAG CCGAGGAATGCCAGGCTGATGCAGAGAGCTTCCTTGTTCCCATAGCAGTCGGAGTTGCCCTGCTTGCTCTCATTCTTATCGTTCTTCTGGCCTATTTCATcgggagaaagagaaacatgGCAACCGGATACGAGTCTTTCTAG